In Xylanibacter ruminicola 23, a single genomic region encodes these proteins:
- a CDS encoding helix-turn-helix domain-containing protein, which yields MFKDDIYAQSNSSIIAGLGKRVREYRMKAQLTQEELAAKAGISVLTLKKFENAKTANINMQSFLAILRALQQLECVGNILPELPVPPSVLRQYQEKTPKRIRHGK from the coding sequence ATGTTTAAAGATGATATATACGCACAATCAAATTCATCAATTATCGCTGGACTTGGAAAAAGAGTGCGTGAATACAGAATGAAGGCGCAGTTGACTCAGGAAGAGTTAGCTGCAAAGGCTGGTATATCGGTGTTGACACTAAAGAAGTTTGAGAATGCTAAGACTGCAAATATAAACATGCAGTCCTTCCTTGCTATTCTGAGGGCTTTACAGCAGTTGGAGTGTGTCGGGAATATCCTTCCGGAGCTTCCTGTTCCTCCATCGGTACTAAGACAATATCAAGAGAAAACTCCAAAGAGGATAAGGCATGGAAAATAA
- a CDS encoding type II toxin-antitoxin system HipA family toxin, with translation MENNIVKVSLWGQTIGEIYWDEKRKQSCFSFSSDFVAKGLDIAPLTASIHNPLLAQGEVYLGNKKDLYKGLPEFLADSLPDNWGERVMKHWADHYGGKVRLTPVDALSLMGKRSMGALEFEPYMEKWEKTTDILLPELYKLASIIMEESKFPEGEDPLIHLQNLFSVGTSAGGKRPKAIIAINQKTGEIKSGQGLLSDEYKYYILKFNERKQFPTTLLEKTYYDMAVAAGIPMMPSSLMDINGIPNFLTERFDRVDGTKVYTQTLAALAPEADSYEDLFSVARKLAVPYDELVKLYRQTVFNFLGDNLDDHNKNFSFVMKKNGDWHISPAYDLCFTYDLTGMGFANRHELSVCGKDKDITKDDLLNFGKANDIRAAESVIREISDVLMRFKEFALKNGVSEVYAEVIQKKLCQNLDVKSEKDGEQRVDDDSEQSGIFDSVVIRKNKEKYTIHASKNGVRLREKRLSQEEYMAYSFGLVSKEKLALKYFRDEINNT, from the coding sequence ATGGAAAATAATATTGTAAAGGTTAGTCTTTGGGGGCAGACCATAGGCGAGATATATTGGGATGAAAAGAGGAAACAGTCATGTTTTTCCTTTTCGAGTGATTTTGTTGCAAAGGGCCTTGACATAGCACCTTTGACGGCATCCATTCATAATCCGCTATTAGCTCAGGGTGAAGTGTATCTCGGAAACAAGAAAGACTTGTACAAAGGACTGCCAGAGTTTCTCGCAGACTCTCTGCCGGATAATTGGGGCGAGAGGGTGATGAAACATTGGGCAGACCACTATGGGGGAAAGGTACGCCTTACTCCAGTTGATGCTCTGTCGCTTATGGGAAAACGTTCTATGGGAGCCTTGGAGTTTGAACCGTATATGGAAAAGTGGGAGAAAACCACGGATATCCTGCTGCCTGAACTATATAAGTTGGCCAGTATAATAATGGAGGAAAGTAAGTTCCCTGAAGGGGAAGATCCGCTGATACACCTCCAGAACCTTTTTAGTGTGGGAACCTCTGCGGGTGGCAAACGTCCGAAAGCAATCATTGCAATCAATCAGAAAACAGGTGAAATTAAGTCTGGACAGGGGCTTCTTTCCGATGAATACAAATACTATATTCTGAAGTTTAATGAGCGCAAGCAGTTCCCTACCACGCTGCTTGAGAAGACTTATTATGACATGGCTGTTGCGGCTGGCATCCCTATGATGCCATCGTCGCTCATGGATATTAATGGAATTCCTAATTTCTTGACAGAGCGTTTCGATAGGGTGGATGGAACTAAAGTCTATACTCAGACATTGGCAGCATTGGCGCCGGAAGCTGATTCTTATGAAGATCTTTTCAGCGTGGCAAGGAAATTAGCAGTACCTTATGACGAACTTGTAAAGCTGTACCGACAGACAGTGTTCAACTTCCTTGGTGATAACCTTGACGACCATAATAAGAACTTCTCGTTTGTTATGAAAAAGAATGGAGATTGGCATATATCCCCAGCATACGACTTATGCTTTACATACGATCTGACAGGTATGGGCTTTGCCAACCGCCATGAATTATCTGTGTGTGGTAAGGACAAAGATATTACGAAAGATGATCTCCTGAATTTCGGAAAGGCAAACGACATACGGGCTGCCGAATCCGTCATCAGGGAAATATCTGACGTCTTGATGAGATTTAAGGAGTTTGCCCTGAAAAACGGAGTGAGCGAGGTCTATGCAGAGGTTATCCAGAAGAAACTCTGTCAGAACTTAGATGTCAAGTCTGAGAAAGATGGGGAGCAGAGGGTTGACGATGATTCAGAACAGTCTGGCATTTTCGACAGTGTTGTAATTCGGAAGAACAAGGAGAAATATACTATACACGCCAGCAAAAACGGAGTCAGACTTCGTGAGAAGAGACTTTCGCAAGAGGAGTATATGGCATATTCTTTTGGACTTGTATCAAAGGAAAAACTTGCACTAAAGTATTTCCGCGATGAAATAAATAATACATAA